Proteins from a genomic interval of Quercus robur chromosome 9, dhQueRobu3.1, whole genome shotgun sequence:
- the LOC126698895 gene encoding uncharacterized CRM domain-containing protein At3g25440, chloroplastic — MFVRVLASGALSKSHPFKNLFSNSFFFTPFFFSKYPLRRTSMGDFICKVLGQEQSTSRILCDVKSFPIEGRRWIHSDPFLSSADKVLEPLKQPEKSAIVGGTVDTKVKRKKLKGKRAVVRWLKFFRWKKKKEYERMTAEEKILYKLSKARKKEERFVDGLKKIEPKETSETTHDPEILTPEEHFFFLKMGLKCKNYVPVGRRGIYQGVILNMHLHWKKHQTLQVVVKTFSPEEVREIAAELARLTGGIVLDIHEENTIIMYRGKNYSQPPTEIMSPRITLSRKKALDKSKYRDGLRAVRKYIPKLEQDLELLQAQAKSLPENIQEIEGTEIGRIDPESSSNFQLNNSDKLKEILNRNKECSEDDPMMDTGMASDSEDLSDIFETESDSEAENKAERPLYLDKFEKFPVESDGECEDFEEHLRQISADSKTAKSWEKDSDSPNFDEVDRIFLRAASLLKKKRR, encoded by the exons atgttTGTGAGGGTTTTAGCTTCTGGGGCTCTCTCCAAGTCTCATCCTTTCAAGAATCTATTCTccaattctttcttcttcactcccttcttcttctccaaaTACCCACTTCGCAGAACCAG CATGGGTGATTTTATATGCAAGGTACTGGGTCAGGAGCAATCTACTTCTCGGATCCTCTGCGATGTTAAAAGTTTTCCCATTGAGGGGCGTCGATGGATTCATTCAGACCCATTTTTAAGTTCGGCTGACAAAGTTTTGGAACCACTGAAGCAGCCTGAGAAGAGCGCAATTGTTGGTGGTACTGTTGATACTAAAGTGAAGAGAAAAAAGCTAAAGGGTAAAAGAGCAGTTGTGAGGTGGCTGAAGTTTTTTaggtggaagaagaagaaagagtatgAAAGAATGACTGCAGAAGAAAAAATTCTTTACAAATTGAGTAAG GCTcgaaagaaagaggaaagatTTGTTGATGGCCTTAAGAAGATTGAGCCGAAAGAGACATCAGAAACAACTCATGATCCAGAGATATTGACCCCAGAGGAacactttttcttcttaaagaTGGGTCTCAAATGCAAGAATTACGTGCCTGTTGGAAGACGGGGAATCTACCAGGGTGTAATTTTGAACATGCATCTGCATTGGAAAAAGCACCAGACTCTGCAGGTGGTGGTCAAGACATTTTCGCCAGAGGAGGTCCGAGAGATTGCTGCTGAGCTGGCAAGATTGACTGGAGGAATTGTGCTTGACATTCATGAAGAGAACACAATTATTATGTACAGGGGGAAGAACTATTCTCAGCCGCCAACAGAGATTATGTCACCCAGGATCACTCTCTCCAGGAAGAAG GCTTTGGATAAATCCAAATATAGAGATGGCCTCCGAGCTGTAAGAAAATATATTCCAAAACTTGAACAGGATCTTGAGTTGCTCCAAGCACAAGCTAAAAGTCTGCCTGAGAATATTCAAGAGATTGAAGGAACTGAAATTGGAAGAATTGATCCCGAGAGCAGTTCAAACTTCCAATTGAACAATTCCGATAAGCTGAAAGAAATATTGAATAGAAACAAGGAATGCTCTGAGGATGATCCTATGATGGATACAGGTATGGCATCAGATTCTGAAGATCTATCAGATATTTTTGAGACTGAATCTGATTCGGAGGCTGAGAATAAGGCGGAACGACCTctttatttggataagtttgaaAAATTCCCAGTTGAAAGTGATGGAGAATGTGAAGATTTTGAGGAGCACCTGCGTCAAATATCTGCAGACTCAAAAACTGCCAAATCATGGGAGAAAGATTCTGACTCACCAAATTTTGATGAGGTTGATCGTATATTTCTGCGTGCTGCTTCACTCTTAAAGAAAAAGAGACGATAG